Proteins from a genomic interval of Streptomyces sp. NBC_00820:
- a CDS encoding SCO6745 family protein gives MADGFARAMWERYEPVHSLVYFTPEAMGVADGLGLRGYWMGYFALRAAPLGAVGPAVVTSSFFVFHPDRVRRALPDAWAYAAPGDALLGRWEAMDAAMTRMLGADVAASAELAEAADLAWEAAAAADTTGRVLAAANQALERPRRPTVRLWQALTTLREHRGDGHFAVLVSQGLGPVEAMVLKAAAGESDGPFLRETRKWEAAAWEAAGERLRERGLLAADGSLTSAGTALRARVEASTDAAAEGPWTALGADRCARLAELLEPLTHTAETSGLFPPGNPVGLTRQRFAGR, from the coding sequence GTGGCGGACGGATTCGCGCGGGCGATGTGGGAGCGGTACGAGCCGGTGCACAGTCTCGTGTACTTCACGCCCGAGGCGATGGGGGTCGCGGACGGGCTGGGGCTGCGCGGGTACTGGATGGGGTACTTCGCGCTGCGGGCCGCGCCGCTCGGCGCGGTGGGGCCGGCCGTGGTGACGAGCAGTTTCTTCGTCTTCCACCCGGACCGCGTGCGCCGCGCGCTGCCCGACGCCTGGGCGTACGCCGCTCCGGGGGACGCGCTGTTGGGCCGGTGGGAGGCCATGGACGCGGCGATGACCCGCATGCTGGGGGCGGACGTGGCCGCGTCGGCGGAACTGGCCGAGGCCGCGGACCTCGCCTGGGAGGCGGCGGCCGCCGCGGACACGACGGGCCGGGTCCTGGCCGCGGCGAACCAGGCGCTGGAGCGGCCGCGGCGGCCCACCGTCCGGCTGTGGCAGGCGTTGACGACCCTGCGCGAGCACCGGGGCGACGGGCACTTCGCGGTCCTGGTGAGCCAGGGGCTCGGGCCGGTGGAGGCCATGGTGCTGAAGGCGGCCGCCGGGGAGTCCGACGGCCCGTTCCTGCGCGAGACGCGGAAGTGGGAGGCGGCGGCGTGGGAGGCGGCCGGGGAGCGGCTGCGTGAGCGTGGCCTGCTCGCGGCGGACGGATCGCTCACCTCGGCCGGGACCGCGCTGCGGGCGCGGGTGGAGGCGTCGACCGACGCGGCCGCCGAGGGCCCCTGGACCGCGCTCGGCGCGGACCGCTGCGCCCGTCTCGCCGAACTGCTGGAGCCGTTGACGCACACCGCCGAGACCTCGGGGCTGTTCCCGCCCGGCAATCCGGTGGGACTCACCCGGCAGCGGTTCGCGGGCAGGTGA
- a CDS encoding Gfo/Idh/MocA family protein — protein MRIGLLGTGPWARAAYAPALAGHPGLDFAGVWGRRPEAAGALAREYGVRAYDDVDALLAEVDAVAVALPPAVQAALAVRAAQAGRHLLLDKPLAVEAAEARAVAEAAERAGVASVVFFTTRFQKEPDAWIGEQAATAGWFTARAQWLGSVFTSDSPFADSPWRREKGALWDVGPHALSVLLPVLGDVRQVLAAAHGPSDTVHLVLDHATGASSTLTLSLTAPPAAAGADVELRGESGVSLLPRSTEGAVPALTRAADALLTSARTGRPHPCDAAFGVRVTEILETAESHLAGAASVSA, from the coding sequence ATGCGCATCGGACTGCTGGGAACGGGCCCCTGGGCCCGCGCGGCCTACGCCCCCGCCCTCGCCGGGCACCCCGGCCTGGACTTCGCCGGAGTGTGGGGCCGGCGCCCGGAGGCGGCCGGCGCCCTCGCGCGGGAGTACGGCGTGCGGGCGTACGACGACGTGGACGCCCTGCTGGCCGAGGTGGACGCGGTGGCGGTGGCACTGCCTCCGGCCGTGCAGGCCGCTCTGGCGGTGCGTGCGGCACAGGCGGGCCGCCATCTGCTGCTGGACAAGCCCCTGGCGGTGGAGGCCGCCGAGGCGAGGGCCGTCGCCGAGGCGGCCGAGCGGGCCGGGGTCGCCTCGGTGGTGTTCTTCACCACGCGTTTCCAGAAGGAACCGGACGCGTGGATCGGGGAACAGGCCGCCACGGCGGGCTGGTTCACGGCGCGCGCACAGTGGCTGGGCTCGGTGTTCACCAGTGACAGCCCCTTCGCCGACTCGCCGTGGCGGCGCGAGAAGGGCGCGCTGTGGGACGTGGGCCCGCACGCGCTCTCCGTCCTGCTTCCGGTCCTCGGTGACGTACGGCAGGTCCTGGCGGCGGCGCACGGGCCCTCGGACACCGTGCACCTGGTCCTCGACCACGCCACCGGTGCGTCCAGCACCCTGACGCTGAGTCTGACGGCGCCGCCCGCGGCGGCCGGCGCCGACGTCGAGCTGCGCGGTGAGAGCGGGGTGTCCCTCCTGCCGAGGAGCACGGAGGGGGCGGTCCCCGCTCTCACCCGCGCCGCCGACGCCCTGCTGACCTCCGCCCGCACCGGCCGCCCGCATCCGTGCGACGCGGCGTTCGGTGTCCGCGTCACCGAGATCCTGGAGACAGCGGAGTCCCACCTGGCCGGCGCAGCCTCCGTCTCCGCCTAG
- a CDS encoding LysR family transcriptional regulator, which yields MELELRHLRVLCAIADTGSVGRAAALLGYTQPAVSTQLRRIERHLGEPLFDRDASGARATPYGAEVVAQARDVLARADAIGHRPAAARARRTLRVAATNSPMLSGTMSRARTRLPELSLTMTSVYASSRIVELLEEGAADVAIAADYPGMELRHSAAVRHRGIVTEPTFVALPARHRLRQCAQVQLADLAADEWFLTPDDGAGWPGVFHDACAAAGFAPVAVHEFLGDPTQLQSMIADGLGVSMVQPTLRPIPNVLVKPLAGSPLWCRYVLAWRPDAVTDDVVDALFQSATAAYRDLVAQAPHLRAWASRTWTGAGA from the coding sequence ATGGAGCTGGAGCTTCGGCATCTGCGTGTGCTGTGCGCGATCGCCGACACGGGCAGTGTGGGCCGCGCCGCCGCGCTGCTGGGTTACACGCAGCCGGCTGTGAGCACCCAGCTCAGGCGCATCGAGCGCCATCTGGGCGAGCCGCTCTTCGACCGGGACGCGAGCGGCGCGCGGGCGACGCCGTACGGCGCCGAGGTCGTGGCTCAGGCACGTGACGTGCTGGCCCGCGCCGACGCCATCGGTCACCGCCCGGCCGCGGCCCGCGCGCGCCGGACGCTGCGCGTGGCCGCGACCAACTCACCCATGCTCTCGGGCACGATGTCCCGCGCCCGCACCCGGCTGCCGGAACTGTCCCTGACCATGACCAGCGTCTACGCCTCCTCGCGCATCGTGGAACTGCTGGAGGAGGGCGCGGCCGACGTGGCCATCGCCGCCGACTACCCGGGCATGGAACTGCGTCACTCGGCCGCCGTCAGGCACCGCGGGATCGTCACCGAGCCGACCTTCGTCGCCCTGCCGGCCCGGCACCGCCTGCGCCAGTGCGCGCAGGTCCAGCTCGCGGACCTGGCCGCCGACGAGTGGTTCCTGACCCCGGACGACGGCGCGGGCTGGCCCGGCGTGTTCCACGACGCCTGCGCGGCCGCCGGGTTCGCCCCGGTCGCCGTGCACGAGTTCCTCGGCGACCCGACCCAGCTGCAGAGCATGATCGCGGACGGCCTCGGTGTCTCCATGGTGCAGCCGACGCTGCGCCCCATCCCGAACGTCCTGGTCAAGCCGCTGGCCGGCTCGCCCCTGTGGTGCCGGTACGTGCTCGCGTGGCGGCCCGACGCGGTCACGGACGACGTGGTGGACGCGCTGTTCCAGTCGGCCACCGCCGCCTACCGCGATCTCGTCGCCCAGGCACCGCACCTGAGGGCCTGGGCCTCCCGCACCTGGACCGGCGCGGGGGCGTAG
- a CDS encoding glyceraldehyde-3-phosphate dehydrogenase: MTVNDDSFTNWMHREEIAESMIPLIGKLHRERDVTVLLHSRSLVNKSVVSILKTHRFARQIAGAELSVTETMPFLRALTTLDLGPSQIDLGMLAATYKADDRGLSVAEFTAEAVAGATGANKIERREPRDVVLYGFGRIGRLVARLLIEKAGSGNGLRLRAIVVRGGGPRAAGDLVKRASLLRRDSIHGQFQGTITVDEDSSTILANGNAIKVIYADDPSAVDYTEYGIRDAILIDNTGKWRDREGLSNHLRPGIEKVVLTAPGKGDVPNIVHGVNHDTIKPDEQILSCASCTTNAIVPPLKAMDDEYGVLRGHVETVHSFTNDQNLLDNYHKSERRGRSAPLNMVITETGAASAVAKALPDLKAPITGSSIRVPVPDVSIAILNLRLARETTREDVHDYLRDISLTSPLKRQIDFTTAPDAVSSDFIGSRHASIVDAGALKVDGDNAILYLWYDNEFGYSCQVVRVVQHVSGVEYPTYPATAV; the protein is encoded by the coding sequence GTGACTGTCAACGACGACTCGTTCACCAACTGGATGCACCGCGAGGAAATCGCGGAGTCGATGATCCCGCTCATCGGGAAGCTGCACCGCGAGCGGGACGTGACCGTCCTGCTGCACAGCCGCTCCCTGGTGAACAAGTCGGTGGTCAGCATCCTGAAGACGCACCGCTTCGCCCGGCAGATCGCCGGCGCGGAGCTGTCGGTCACCGAGACCATGCCGTTCCTGCGAGCCCTGACCACCCTCGACCTCGGGCCCTCGCAGATCGACCTCGGCATGCTCGCCGCCACCTACAAGGCCGACGACCGCGGCCTGAGCGTGGCGGAGTTCACCGCGGAGGCCGTCGCCGGCGCCACGGGCGCCAACAAGATCGAGCGCCGCGAACCGCGTGACGTCGTCCTCTACGGCTTCGGCCGCATCGGCCGGCTCGTCGCCCGCCTGCTGATCGAGAAGGCCGGCTCCGGCAACGGCCTCAGGCTGCGCGCCATCGTGGTGCGCGGCGGAGGCCCCCGGGCCGCCGGTGACCTCGTCAAGCGCGCCTCGCTGCTGCGGCGCGACTCCATCCACGGCCAGTTCCAGGGCACCATCACCGTGGACGAGGACAGCAGCACGATCCTGGCCAACGGCAACGCCATCAAGGTGATCTACGCCGACGACCCGTCCGCCGTGGACTACACCGAGTACGGCATCCGGGACGCCATCCTCATCGACAACACCGGTAAGTGGCGCGACCGCGAGGGCCTGTCCAACCACCTGCGCCCCGGCATCGAGAAGGTCGTGCTGACCGCGCCGGGCAAGGGCGACGTCCCGAACATCGTGCACGGCGTCAACCACGACACGATCAAGCCCGACGAGCAGATCCTGTCCTGCGCCTCGTGCACCACCAACGCGATCGTGCCCCCGCTGAAGGCCATGGACGACGAGTACGGCGTGCTGCGCGGCCACGTGGAGACCGTCCACTCGTTCACCAACGACCAGAACCTGCTGGACAATTACCACAAGTCCGAGCGTCGCGGCCGTTCCGCGCCGCTCAACATGGTGATCACCGAGACCGGTGCCGCGTCCGCGGTGGCGAAGGCGCTGCCCGACCTCAAGGCTCCGATCACCGGCAGCTCGATCCGCGTCCCGGTCCCGGACGTCTCGATCGCGATCCTCAACCTCCGGCTGGCCCGCGAGACCACGCGCGAGGACGTCCACGACTACCTGCGGGACATCTCGCTGACCTCGCCGCTCAAGCGCCAGATCGACTTCACCACGGCGCCCGACGCGGTCTCCAGCGACTTCATCGGCTCGCGCCACGCCTCGATCGTCGACGCCGGCGCCCTCAAGGTCGACGGCGACAACGCGATCCTCTACCTCTGGTACGACAACGAGTTCGGCTACTCGTGCCAGGTCGTCCGGGTCGTCCAGCACGTCTCGGGCGTGGAATACCCGACGTACCCGGCCACGGCGGTCTGA
- a CDS encoding fructosamine kinase family protein translates to MASRLTGRRVTGAWPPSGSPAEVTLADGTTVMVKRGDGPGAVRAEVAGLRWLGAAGAVRVPEVLGHDERWMVSERVRTGQPAPGAALRFGHALATLHAAGAPSFGAPPPGGPAAAYIGLAPMLNAPGADWPSWYAEHRVLPYLRDAVDAGTVRPGEAALVERVCERLPELAGPAEPPARLHGDLWNGNVLWGADGEVRLIDPAAHGGHRETDLAMLMLFGCPHLDRVLAGYREAAAPADGWRRRVGVHQLFPLLVHAVLFGRGYAEQALATARDVLGA, encoded by the coding sequence GTGGCGTCACGGCTCACCGGGCGCCGGGTCACGGGTGCGTGGCCGCCGTCCGGGTCACCCGCCGAGGTGACCCTCGCGGACGGTACGACGGTGATGGTCAAGCGCGGTGACGGCCCCGGCGCGGTCCGCGCCGAGGTGGCGGGACTGCGCTGGCTCGGCGCGGCGGGAGCCGTGCGGGTGCCGGAGGTGCTCGGCCATGACGAACGGTGGATGGTCTCCGAACGCGTACGGACGGGACAGCCCGCTCCCGGGGCGGCGCTGCGTTTCGGCCACGCCCTGGCGACGCTGCACGCGGCCGGGGCACCCTCGTTCGGGGCGCCGCCGCCGGGCGGGCCTGCGGCGGCGTACATCGGTCTCGCGCCGATGCTCAACGCGCCGGGCGCGGACTGGCCTTCCTGGTACGCCGAACACCGGGTGCTGCCCTACCTGCGGGACGCGGTCGACGCCGGAACCGTCCGGCCCGGCGAGGCCGCCCTGGTGGAACGGGTGTGTGAACGGCTGCCGGAGCTGGCGGGACCGGCGGAGCCGCCCGCGCGGCTGCACGGCGACCTGTGGAACGGCAATGTGCTGTGGGGTGCCGACGGCGAGGTGCGGCTCATCGACCCGGCCGCGCACGGCGGGCACCGGGAGACGGACCTGGCGATGCTGATGCTGTTCGGCTGTCCGCATCTGGACCGCGTGCTGGCCGGGTACCGGGAGGCGGCGGCGCCGGCCGACGGCTGGCGGCGGCGGGTCGGCGTGCATCAGCTCTTCCCACTGCTGGTGCACGCGGTGCTGTTCGGGCGGGGGTACGCGGAACAGGCCCTCGCGACGGCGCGCGACGTGCTGGGGGCGTGA
- the tgmB gene encoding ATP-grasp ribosomal peptide maturase: MTVLILTSEEDVTADLVVLRLGEAGVPVVRLDPADLTHGVALSGEYMQGTCGGHLSVGGRLVSMSGVRSIWVRRPGRAALRAAQPSAWLTEESTQALYGMLRCTGARWMNHPDAAHRARHKPWQLWLAQRSGLAVPATLITTFPQAAREFAERFPDLVVKPVSGAHPQEPPRAVPTSRVAPDTDFTAVAYGPTLLQRRVAKRADIRLTVVGDTLLAARKQADPDAHPDDVDVRFAPSASPWRPVEVPAQVAGAVHRYMAGAELAYGAFDFAEDTDGIWWFLECNQSGQFGFVELDTGQPIAATIAWWLAGDGEPSQPYVNGERDTAP, encoded by the coding sequence ATGACCGTGCTCATCCTGACCAGTGAAGAGGACGTGACGGCGGACCTGGTGGTGCTCCGGCTGGGCGAGGCGGGCGTGCCCGTCGTCCGTCTCGACCCCGCCGACCTCACCCACGGGGTCGCCCTGTCGGGCGAGTACATGCAGGGCACCTGCGGCGGGCATCTCTCCGTCGGCGGGCGCCTGGTGAGCATGAGCGGCGTGCGCTCGATCTGGGTGCGCAGGCCCGGGAGGGCGGCCCTACGCGCCGCCCAGCCGTCCGCCTGGCTGACGGAGGAGTCCACCCAGGCGCTGTACGGCATGCTGCGCTGCACCGGGGCACGCTGGATGAACCACCCGGACGCGGCCCACCGCGCCCGTCACAAGCCCTGGCAGCTGTGGCTGGCGCAGCGCAGCGGGCTCGCGGTGCCGGCCACGCTCATCACCACGTTCCCACAGGCGGCCCGGGAGTTCGCCGAGCGTTTCCCGGACCTGGTGGTCAAGCCGGTCTCCGGAGCGCATCCGCAGGAACCGCCGCGCGCGGTGCCGACCAGCCGGGTCGCGCCGGACACCGACTTCACCGCGGTCGCCTACGGTCCGACCCTGCTGCAGCGGCGGGTCGCCAAGCGGGCCGACATCCGGCTGACGGTCGTGGGGGACACGCTGCTGGCGGCCCGCAAGCAGGCCGATCCGGATGCCCACCCCGACGACGTGGACGTGCGCTTCGCCCCCTCGGCCTCTCCCTGGCGGCCCGTGGAGGTGCCCGCGCAGGTCGCCGGGGCCGTACACCGGTACATGGCGGGTGCCGAACTGGCCTACGGTGCCTTCGACTTCGCGGAGGACACGGACGGGATCTGGTGGTTCCTGGAGTGCAATCAGTCGGGCCAGTTCGGGTTCGTCGAGCTGGACACCGGTCAGCCGATCGCCGCGACGATCGCGTGGTGGCTGGCCGGAGACGGAGAACCGTCGCAGCCGTATGTCAACGGTGAGCGGGACACGGCGCCTTGA
- a CDS encoding class F sortase, translating to MAADPSSPRSAAPASHEQNPGRGGRLTLWGVAIVVLAFSVLGGHRGTHDASGTFRAGGATTDPAKAGQALPHSAPTRLRIPKITVDAPFTALVIGASGQLEPPPAGNTNLVGWYSKGVSPGEKGTSIIAGHVDTTTSAAVFANLDDLERGDRFSVERADGRTANFVVDSAETFEKDDFPSKRVYDDAARPEVRLITCAGDYDHSAKDYTENLVVFAHLV from the coding sequence ATGGCAGCAGATCCCTCCTCCCCGCGCTCCGCCGCACCGGCGTCGCACGAGCAGAACCCGGGCCGCGGCGGGCGGCTGACGCTGTGGGGTGTGGCGATCGTCGTCCTCGCATTCAGCGTGCTCGGCGGCCACCGCGGTACGCACGACGCCTCCGGCACCTTCCGGGCCGGCGGCGCGACGACCGACCCGGCCAAGGCGGGCCAGGCGCTGCCCCATTCCGCGCCCACCCGGCTGCGCATCCCGAAGATCACCGTGGACGCCCCCTTCACCGCCCTCGTCATCGGCGCCTCGGGCCAGCTCGAGCCCCCGCCGGCCGGCAACACCAACCTGGTCGGCTGGTACTCCAAGGGCGTCTCACCCGGCGAGAAGGGCACCTCGATCATCGCCGGGCACGTGGACACCACGACCTCCGCGGCCGTCTTCGCCAACCTCGACGACCTGGAGCGAGGCGACCGGTTCTCCGTGGAACGGGCCGACGGCCGTACGGCGAACTTCGTCGTGGACAGCGCCGAGACCTTCGAGAAGGACGACTTCCCCAGCAAGCGCGTGTACGACGACGCGGCCCGCCCCGAGGTACGGCTCATCACCTGCGCGGGCGACTACGACCACTCGGCCAAGGACTACACGGAGAACCTGGTGGTCTTCGCCCATCTCGTGTGA
- a CDS encoding TetR/AcrR family transcriptional regulator yields MARAGLTTERLVRAGAELADEAGFEQVTVSALARRFDVKVASLYSHVRNSHDLKSGIALLALEELADRAADALAGRAGKDALTAFANAYREYAREHPGRYEAARYRLDPETAAASAGGRHAEMTRAILRGYDLAEPDQTHAVRLLGSVFQGYVTLESAGGFSHSAPDSEESWTRILDGLDTLLRGWPAP; encoded by the coding sequence ATGGCGCGTGCGGGTCTGACGACGGAGCGTCTGGTGCGGGCGGGAGCGGAGCTGGCCGACGAGGCCGGCTTCGAGCAGGTGACGGTGTCGGCGCTGGCCCGGCGGTTCGACGTGAAGGTCGCGAGCCTGTACTCGCATGTGCGCAACTCGCACGACCTGAAGAGCGGGATCGCCCTGCTCGCCCTGGAGGAGCTGGCCGACCGGGCCGCCGACGCCCTCGCGGGCCGGGCAGGCAAGGACGCCCTGACCGCCTTCGCGAACGCCTACCGCGAATACGCCCGGGAACACCCCGGCCGTTACGAGGCGGCCCGGTACCGGCTGGACCCGGAGACGGCCGCCGCGAGCGCCGGCGGGCGGCACGCGGAGATGACCCGGGCGATCCTGCGCGGCTACGACCTGGCCGAACCCGACCAGACGCACGCGGTACGCCTGCTGGGCAGCGTGTTCCAGGGTTACGTCACCCTGGAGTCGGCCGGCGGGTTCAGTCACAGCGCGCCGGACTCCGAGGAGTCGTGGACGCGGATCCTCGACGGCCTCGACACCCTGCTGCGCGGCTGGCCGGCGCCCTGA
- a CDS encoding GDSL-type esterase/lipase family protein encodes MPTTPTPTTPYAWITTPLTAALVRGAQDLERTPRGLLPHRLPAWARAQCADPQLLMAESQPSGVRLVFRTRATAVELDTLATKRVYAGAPPRPDGVYDLLVDGRPAGAASVSGGDTLEIDLTTGSAELRSGPVGTVRFTGLPGHAKDVEIWLPHNETTELVALRTDAPVEPAPDRGRKVWLHHGSSISHGSDAATPTTTWPALAASLGGVELINLGLGGSALLDPFTARTLRDTPADLISLKLGINLVNADLMRLRAFGPAVHGFLDTVREGHPDTPLLVVSPILCPIHEDTPGPSAPDFAALSSGRLRFRACGDPAERAQGKLTLNVIREELARIVRERAAADQNLHLLDGRDLYGAADFAELPLPDGLHPDAAAHRRIGERFAELAFGPGAPFAASAS; translated from the coding sequence ATGCCCACCACGCCCACGCCCACCACGCCGTACGCCTGGATCACCACGCCGCTCACCGCCGCCCTCGTGCGCGGCGCCCAGGACCTCGAGCGCACCCCGCGCGGGCTGCTCCCGCACCGGCTGCCCGCCTGGGCCCGCGCCCAGTGCGCCGACCCGCAGCTGCTCATGGCGGAATCCCAGCCCTCCGGCGTACGGCTGGTCTTCCGTACCCGCGCCACCGCCGTCGAGCTGGACACCCTGGCGACCAAGCGCGTCTACGCCGGGGCCCCGCCGCGCCCGGACGGCGTGTACGACCTCCTCGTCGACGGACGCCCGGCCGGCGCCGCGAGCGTCAGCGGCGGCGACACCCTGGAGATCGACCTGACCACCGGCTCCGCCGAGCTGCGGTCCGGCCCGGTGGGGACCGTCCGCTTCACCGGCCTGCCGGGCCACGCCAAGGACGTCGAGATCTGGCTGCCCCACAACGAGACCACCGAGCTGGTCGCCCTGCGCACCGACGCGCCCGTGGAGCCCGCGCCGGACCGGGGCCGCAAGGTGTGGCTGCATCACGGCAGTTCCATCAGTCACGGCTCCGACGCCGCGACCCCGACCACCACCTGGCCGGCGCTCGCCGCCTCGCTCGGCGGGGTGGAGCTCATCAACCTCGGGCTGGGCGGCAGCGCCCTGCTCGACCCGTTCACCGCTCGCACACTGCGCGACACGCCCGCCGACCTGATCAGCCTCAAGCTCGGCATCAACCTGGTCAACGCGGACCTCATGCGGCTGCGCGCCTTCGGCCCCGCGGTCCACGGCTTCCTGGACACCGTCCGCGAGGGACACCCCGACACCCCCCTGCTCGTGGTGTCACCGATCCTGTGCCCCATCCACGAGGACACACCGGGCCCCAGCGCACCGGACTTCGCCGCCCTGAGCTCCGGGCGGCTGCGGTTCCGGGCCTGCGGGGACCCCGCGGAACGGGCCCAGGGGAAGCTGACGTTGAACGTCATCCGGGAGGAACTGGCCCGGATCGTGCGGGAGCGGGCCGCCGCGGACCAGAACCTGCACCTGCTCGACGGACGCGACCTGTACGGGGCCGCCGACTTCGCCGAGCTGCCGCTGCCCGACGGCCTCCACCCGGACGCCGCCGCGCACCGCCGCATCGGCGAGCGCTTCGCCGAGCTGGCCTTCGGACCGGGCGCCCCCTTCGCGGCCTCCGCCAGCTGA
- a CDS encoding GNAT family N-acetyltransferase, translating to MTAPVIRTLDESSAHLFDMLPDPLGFREKHRSTHHRPDWKRVALRAGRPVARAAWWGRPDDDRPLLINWFDVAEGEEDAGAELLRSAPWRSDELELDLPPGWRDVPGQRAAVATRTTAARLAGYEPLAERLVYRWTPDRGLPERPGRLLFSPEPDDAVFYDALCRIQSVTLDAHARRAVAQGGVDQAAREELDVFRWMPSPREWWRVARTPEGALVGIHVPARNPSGPCVGFIGVLPEQRGHGYAYDLLAECTHHLVERGADFIAAATDQGNFPMAAHFTQAGYPVVRERLNFWAEGDVSAG from the coding sequence ATGACCGCACCGGTCATCCGCACGCTCGACGAGAGCAGTGCGCACCTGTTCGACATGCTGCCCGACCCGCTGGGCTTCCGTGAGAAGCACCGCAGCACCCATCACCGCCCTGACTGGAAACGCGTCGCCCTCCGCGCCGGCCGGCCGGTGGCCCGTGCCGCCTGGTGGGGCCGCCCCGACGACGACCGGCCGCTCCTGATCAACTGGTTCGACGTCGCCGAGGGCGAGGAGGACGCGGGGGCCGAACTCCTGAGGAGCGCGCCCTGGCGGTCCGACGAACTGGAACTCGACCTGCCCCCGGGCTGGCGGGACGTCCCCGGGCAGCGGGCCGCCGTCGCCACCCGCACCACGGCCGCCCGCCTGGCCGGGTACGAACCGCTGGCGGAACGCCTCGTGTACCGCTGGACCCCCGACCGGGGTCTGCCCGAACGCCCCGGCCGCCTCCTCTTCTCGCCGGAGCCGGACGACGCCGTTTTTTACGACGCCCTGTGCCGCATCCAATCCGTCACGCTGGACGCCCACGCCCGCCGGGCCGTCGCACAGGGCGGAGTGGACCAGGCGGCCCGGGAGGAACTCGACGTCTTCCGGTGGATGCCGTCACCGCGCGAGTGGTGGCGGGTCGCCCGCACACCCGAGGGCGCGTTGGTCGGCATCCACGTTCCCGCCCGCAATCCCTCCGGTCCCTGCGTCGGCTTCATCGGTGTCCTGCCGGAGCAGCGCGGTCACGGCTACGCCTACGACCTCCTCGCCGAGTGCACCCACCACCTCGTCGAACGCGGCGCCGACTTCATCGCCGCCGCCACCGACCAGGGCAACTTCCCGATGGCCGCCCACTTCACCCAGGCCGGCTATCCCGTCGTCCGCGAGCGTCTCAACTTCTGGGCCGAAGGCGATGTCAGTGCCGGGTGA
- the tgmA gene encoding putative ATP-grasp-modified RiPP, protein MQPFTLNYARPAVQLDVTAPYAYDAGLQLNVLPDGRIAATDHATLRALGTTTSTAGSKTHFDD, encoded by the coding sequence ATGCAACCGTTCACGCTCAACTACGCGCGGCCCGCTGTGCAGTTGGACGTCACCGCTCCGTACGCGTATGACGCCGGACTGCAGTTGAACGTCCTCCCGGACGGGCGGATCGCCGCCACCGACCACGCGACCCTGCGAGCCCTGGGGACGACGACCTCCACGGCGGGGTCCAAGACACACTTCGACGACTGA